The proteins below are encoded in one region of Streptomyces ficellus:
- a CDS encoding (2Fe-2S)-binding protein, with the protein MRVNFTVNGRPQEADDVWEGESLLYVLRERLGLPGSKNACEQGECGSCTVRLDGVPVCSCLVAAGQVEGREVVTVEGLADFAKQRAEHSGACGTGACGSADGKTGTSLQEAHGWSARPADGVSDSQTGEGTELSPIQQAFIDAGAVQCGFCTPGLLVAADEMLERNPSPSDEDIREALSGNLCRCTGYEKILDAVRLAAARQERQGLQEGVA; encoded by the coding sequence ATGCGCGTGAATTTCACGGTCAACGGACGTCCGCAGGAAGCGGACGACGTCTGGGAGGGCGAGTCCCTCCTCTACGTCCTGCGTGAGCGCCTGGGCCTGCCCGGCTCGAAGAACGCCTGCGAGCAGGGCGAGTGCGGTTCCTGCACGGTCCGCCTCGACGGCGTCCCGGTCTGTTCCTGCCTCGTCGCCGCCGGACAGGTCGAGGGCCGCGAGGTCGTCACCGTCGAGGGCCTCGCCGACTTCGCCAAGCAGCGTGCCGAGCACAGCGGCGCGTGCGGCACCGGCGCCTGCGGCTCGGCCGACGGCAAGACCGGCACCTCCCTCCAGGAGGCCCACGGCTGGTCCGCTCGCCCTGCCGACGGGGTCTCCGACTCCCAGACCGGCGAAGGCACCGAGCTCTCCCCGATCCAGCAGGCCTTCATCGACGCGGGCGCCGTCCAGTGCGGCTTCTGCACCCCCGGCCTGCTCGTCGCGGCCGACGAGATGCTGGAGCGCAACCCCTCCCCGTCCGACGAGGACATCCGCGAGGCGCTCTCCGGCAACCTGTGCCGCTGCACCGGCTACGAGAAGATCCTCGACGCGGTGCGCCTCGCCGCCGCCCGTCAGGAACGTCAAGGGCTCCAGGAAGGCGTGGCCTGA
- a CDS encoding FAD binding domain-containing protein, translating to MDFLRPASWEEALAAKAEHPTAVPIAGGTDVMVEINFDHRRPEYLLDLNRIELLREWEVGEENVRLGASVPYTQIMEHLRAELPGLALASHTVASPQIRNRGGVGGNLGTASPAGDAHPALLAAGAEVEVESVRGSRFIPIDEFYTGVKRNALQPDELIKTVHIKKADGPQQYSKVGTRNAMVIAVCAFGLALHPDTRTVRTGIGSAAPTPVRAKEAEEFLNAALEEGGFWESGRIITPSIAKQFAELASGACNPIDDVRGTAKYRRHAVGIMARRTLGWTWEQYRGTGRTLEGAA from the coding sequence ATGGACTTCCTTCGCCCCGCCAGCTGGGAGGAAGCGCTCGCCGCGAAGGCCGAGCACCCCACGGCTGTGCCCATCGCGGGTGGCACCGATGTCATGGTCGAGATCAACTTCGACCACCGGCGGCCCGAGTACCTGCTGGACCTGAACCGCATCGAGCTGCTCCGCGAGTGGGAGGTCGGCGAGGAGAACGTCCGGCTGGGCGCCTCCGTTCCGTACACCCAGATCATGGAGCACCTGCGGGCCGAGCTGCCGGGCCTGGCGCTCGCCTCGCACACGGTGGCCTCGCCGCAGATCCGCAACCGCGGGGGTGTCGGCGGCAACCTGGGCACGGCGTCCCCGGCCGGCGACGCGCACCCCGCCCTGCTGGCGGCCGGTGCCGAGGTGGAGGTGGAGTCGGTGCGCGGCTCCCGCTTCATCCCGATCGACGAGTTCTACACGGGCGTGAAGCGCAACGCGCTCCAGCCGGACGAGCTCATCAAGACCGTGCACATCAAGAAGGCCGACGGGCCGCAGCAGTACTCCAAGGTGGGTACCCGTAACGCCATGGTGATCGCGGTGTGCGCGTTCGGTCTGGCGCTGCACCCGGACACCCGGACCGTACGGACCGGCATCGGCTCGGCCGCCCCCACGCCCGTACGGGCGAAGGAGGCCGAGGAATTCCTGAACGCCGCGCTGGAAGAGGGCGGGTTCTGGGAGAGCGGCAGGATCATCACTCCCTCGATCGCCAAGCAGTTCGCGGAGCTCGCCTCCGGGGCCTGCAACCCGATCGACGACGTGCGGGGCACGGCCAAGTACCGCCGCCACGCCGTGGGCATCATGGCCCGCCGCACGCTCGGCTGGACCTGGGAGCAGTACCGCGGCACCGGCCGCACCCTTGAAGGAGCTGCATAA
- a CDS encoding PucR family transcriptional regulator, translating to MRLRALLETDALGLRLLGGEDELDRTVRGVMTTDLRDPSRYLSGGELVLTGLAWRRDEADSEPFVRILAGAGVAGMAAGEAELGAIPDDLVQACLRHRLPLFAVNESVAFATITEYVVRQVSGERAGDLAAVVDRHRRLMTSGPAGGGPEVVLDLLGSDLDLRAWVLSPTGRQIAGAGAPLPAGTGAVLAGEHLSATRTGRRGPHRAVTRGTTYSLFPIRNTGRGAAPASRDVRETVLSDWLLAVEADAGDWPAARLDLLQGVTQLIAVERDRRDAARTVRRRLAQEVLELVQTGAAPAEIAARLRVAAPVLLPGLGTAPHWQVVVARVEWGEGGAGAPGIEAGPVAQSLLEEILVDPATVGPDSADRIAVAHTGDEAIALVPLPTAPGADGGAPAAEDENGPATGTDTGLHADALLATVRAPLTAGLADDGRLTLGVSAPVHSAEGLRGALEEARHARRVAAARPGRVCAAGHHELASHVLLLPFVPDDVRRAFTARLLDPLRDYDRRHRAELIPTLEAFLDCDGSWTRCAGRLHLHVNTLRYRVGRIEQLTGRDLSRLEDKLDFFLALRMS from the coding sequence ATGCGGCTGCGCGCACTGCTGGAAACCGATGCGCTGGGGCTGCGGCTGCTCGGCGGCGAGGACGAGCTGGACCGCACGGTCCGCGGCGTGATGACGACGGACCTGCGGGACCCCAGTCGGTACCTCTCCGGCGGCGAGCTGGTGCTCACCGGGCTGGCCTGGCGGCGGGACGAGGCGGACTCCGAGCCGTTCGTCCGGATCCTGGCGGGCGCCGGGGTGGCCGGCATGGCGGCCGGCGAGGCGGAACTCGGGGCGATCCCGGACGACCTGGTGCAGGCGTGTTTGCGCCACCGGCTCCCCCTGTTCGCAGTGAACGAATCCGTTGCATTCGCAACCATCACGGAGTACGTCGTTCGACAGGTGTCGGGCGAGCGGGCCGGAGACCTCGCCGCTGTCGTCGATCGCCACAGGAGGCTCATGACCTCCGGACCGGCGGGCGGCGGCCCCGAGGTCGTCCTGGACCTGCTCGGCTCCGACCTGGACCTTCGCGCCTGGGTGTTGTCACCGACCGGCCGCCAGATCGCCGGCGCCGGAGCGCCGCTGCCGGCCGGGACCGGCGCCGTCCTGGCCGGTGAGCACCTGTCCGCCACCCGCACCGGGCGGCGCGGTCCGCACCGGGCGGTGACCCGCGGCACGACGTACTCGCTCTTCCCGATCCGTAACACCGGTCGCGGTGCCGCTCCCGCCTCGCGGGACGTACGCGAGACGGTGCTCTCCGACTGGCTGCTGGCCGTCGAAGCCGACGCCGGGGACTGGCCCGCCGCCCGGCTCGACCTGCTCCAGGGCGTCACCCAGCTGATCGCCGTGGAGCGGGACCGGCGGGACGCGGCGCGCACGGTACGGCGACGGCTCGCCCAGGAAGTCCTGGAACTCGTCCAGACGGGCGCCGCCCCCGCCGAGATCGCCGCCCGTCTCCGGGTGGCCGCGCCGGTGCTGCTCCCGGGCCTCGGGACCGCGCCGCACTGGCAGGTCGTGGTGGCCCGCGTCGAGTGGGGCGAGGGCGGCGCGGGCGCGCCCGGCATCGAGGCCGGGCCGGTCGCCCAGTCGCTGCTGGAGGAGATCCTCGTCGACCCCGCGACGGTCGGCCCCGACTCGGCCGACCGCATCGCGGTGGCCCACACCGGCGACGAGGCCATCGCCCTGGTGCCGCTGCCGACGGCGCCGGGGGCGGACGGCGGCGCCCCCGCGGCGGAGGACGAGAACGGCCCCGCCACCGGCACCGACACCGGGCTGCACGCCGACGCCCTGCTGGCCACGGTGCGCGCCCCCCTGACGGCGGGCCTCGCCGACGACGGGCGCCTCACCCTGGGCGTGAGCGCCCCCGTCCACTCGGCCGAGGGGCTGCGCGGCGCCCTGGAGGAGGCGCGGCACGCCCGGCGCGTCGCGGCGGCGCGGCCGGGCCGGGTGTGCGCGGCGGGCCACCACGAACTGGCGTCCCACGTCCTGCTGCTGCCGTTCGTCCCGGACGACGTGCGGCGGGCGTTCACGGCCCGCCTCCTGGACCCGCTGCGCGACTACGACCGGCGGCACCGCGCGGAGCTGATCCCGACGCTGGAGGCGTTCCTGGACTGCGACGGCTCCTGGACCCGCTGCGCCGGCCGGCTGCACCTGCACGTGAACACGCTGCGGTACCGGGTCGGCCGGATCGAGCAGCTCACCGGCCGCGACCTGTCCCGCCTGGAGGACAAGCTGGACTTCTTCCTGGCGCTGCGCATGTCCTGA
- a CDS encoding pentapeptide repeat-containing protein: MTSGRSDTSRPEDEAAQRASAGPADAAPDSLRGDCANCFGLCCVALPFAASADFAVDKPAGTPCGNLAADFRCGIHERLRDRGFTGCTVYDCFGAGQKVSQITFGGRDWRQHPDTAGRMFAAFPVVRHLHELLAYLTEALTLEPARSLHGELRHVLDETERLTLLSPEGLAALDLDAHRRLVGDLLSRTGELVRAGVPGARSKKKNRRGADLMGARLTGADLRGASLRGAYLIAADLTGADLREADMLGADLRDARLAGADLRGALFLTQPQVNAARGDARTLLPPRLSRPAHWTSGT; the protein is encoded by the coding sequence GTGACGTCCGGACGATCGGACACCTCCCGCCCCGAGGACGAGGCCGCCCAGCGGGCCTCGGCCGGCCCCGCGGACGCCGCCCCGGACTCCCTCCGGGGCGACTGCGCGAACTGCTTCGGCCTGTGCTGCGTCGCCCTGCCCTTCGCCGCCTCGGCGGACTTCGCCGTCGACAAGCCCGCCGGCACGCCGTGCGGCAACCTCGCCGCCGACTTCCGGTGCGGCATCCACGAACGGCTGCGCGACCGGGGCTTCACCGGCTGCACGGTGTACGACTGCTTCGGCGCCGGCCAGAAGGTCTCCCAGATCACCTTCGGCGGCCGGGACTGGCGGCAGCACCCGGACACGGCGGGGCGCATGTTCGCCGCCTTCCCCGTCGTACGGCACCTGCACGAACTGCTCGCGTACCTCACCGAGGCGCTGACGCTGGAGCCCGCGCGCTCCTTGCACGGCGAGCTGCGCCACGTCCTCGACGAGACCGAACGACTCACGCTGCTGTCCCCCGAGGGCCTGGCCGCCCTGGACCTGGACGCCCACCGCCGCCTCGTCGGCGACCTCCTGTCGCGGACGGGCGAGCTGGTCCGCGCGGGCGTCCCGGGCGCGCGGAGCAAGAAGAAGAACCGCCGCGGCGCCGACCTCATGGGCGCCCGCCTCACCGGAGCCGACCTGCGCGGGGCGAGCCTGCGCGGCGCGTACCTCATCGCCGCCGACCTCACCGGCGCCGACCTCCGCGAGGCCGACATGCTCGGCGCCGACCTCCGCGACGCCCGTCTCGCGGGCGCCGACCTCAGGGGCGCGCTCTTCCTCACCCAGCCCCAGGTCAACGCCGCCCGCGGCGACGCCCGCACACTCCTCCCGCCGCGGCTCTCCCGCCCCGCCCACTGGACGTCCGGGACCTGA
- a CDS encoding GntR family transcriptional regulator has product MEQGSTRDGAAPHAAGRPEPHATVRVPEQARGEHTHGETPGRTGPARPVQRHSVRGQVLDALRTALVGGDLIPGEVYSAPALGARFGVSATPVREAMQQLATEGAVEVVPNRGFRVTERTSRELAELAEVRALIEVPVMLRLARTVPAGRWSELRPLAEATCAAAAHGDRAHYAEADRAFHRAVLSLAGNEQLVTVAEDLHRRSQWPLVAGPAVRRADLVADAAEHSALLDALIAQDLPVVQSLVREHFTSAK; this is encoded by the coding sequence GTGGAGCAGGGCAGCACGCGCGACGGCGCCGCGCCGCACGCGGCGGGGCGACCGGAGCCGCACGCCACCGTCCGGGTGCCCGAACAGGCGCGGGGCGAACACACCCACGGCGAGACGCCCGGCCGGACCGGGCCCGCCCGCCCCGTCCAGCGCCACTCCGTACGCGGCCAGGTCCTCGACGCCCTGCGCACCGCCCTCGTCGGCGGCGACCTCATACCCGGCGAGGTCTACTCCGCCCCCGCGCTCGGCGCCCGCTTCGGCGTCTCCGCCACCCCCGTGCGCGAGGCCATGCAGCAGCTCGCGACCGAGGGCGCTGTCGAGGTGGTGCCGAACCGGGGCTTCCGGGTCACCGAACGCACCTCCCGCGAGCTGGCCGAGCTCGCCGAGGTCCGCGCCCTGATCGAGGTCCCCGTCATGCTCCGGCTCGCCCGCACCGTCCCGGCCGGCCGCTGGAGCGAACTGCGCCCCCTCGCCGAGGCGACCTGCGCCGCGGCCGCGCACGGCGACCGCGCCCACTACGCCGAGGCCGACCGCGCCTTCCACCGGGCCGTCCTCTCCCTCGCCGGCAACGAACAGCTCGTCACCGTCGCCGAGGACCTGCACCGCCGCTCCCAGTGGCCCCTGGTGGCCGGCCCCGCGGTCCGGCGCGCCGACCTCGTCGCCGACGCGGCCGAGCACTCCGCCCTGCTGGACGCCCTGATCGCCCAGGACCTCCCGGTCGTCCAGTCCCTGGTCCGCGAGCACTTCACCAGCGCGAAGTGA
- a CDS encoding (2Fe-2S)-binding protein, translated as MPAPALLPTAARGLASPVTDAYARLTEVFPGLRVLELAEDERAPRGAGWVGADELAAGGAALDAFLAWDNAQVLRDYGQQARPDVVASFGLHRYAWPACLLITVPWFLHRRVPRLPVGDVTFQRALGRMTVRVSEFACLPGDPAAALPGARVVPDEEALRGEVRAAVAEHLGPVLDGFGPRMRRGKRALWGMATDEIVEGLWYVGHLLGEEPRAMAELALLLPGSGAAKPYVGTAGFRELAGPDGTPLPTRDRASCCLFYTLRPEDTCVTCPRTCDADRVARLSASA; from the coding sequence ATGCCCGCTCCCGCTCTGCTCCCCACGGCCGCCCGCGGCCTGGCCTCACCCGTCACGGACGCCTACGCCCGGCTGACGGAGGTCTTCCCGGGGCTTCGGGTGCTCGAGCTGGCCGAGGACGAGCGGGCCCCGCGGGGCGCGGGCTGGGTGGGCGCGGACGAACTGGCGGCGGGCGGCGCCGCCCTGGACGCGTTCCTCGCCTGGGACAACGCGCAGGTGCTGCGGGACTACGGGCAGCAGGCCCGCCCCGACGTGGTGGCCAGCTTCGGCCTGCACCGGTACGCCTGGCCCGCCTGCCTGCTGATCACGGTGCCGTGGTTCCTGCACCGCCGGGTGCCGCGCCTGCCGGTGGGGGACGTGACGTTCCAGCGGGCGCTCGGGCGGATGACGGTGCGCGTCTCCGAGTTCGCCTGCCTGCCGGGCGACCCGGCCGCCGCGCTGCCCGGGGCCCGGGTCGTACCGGACGAGGAGGCGCTGCGGGGCGAGGTGCGGGCGGCGGTCGCCGAGCACCTGGGGCCGGTCCTGGACGGCTTCGGGCCGCGGATGCGGCGCGGCAAGCGGGCGCTGTGGGGGATGGCGACCGACGAGATCGTCGAGGGCCTGTGGTACGTGGGGCACCTGCTGGGCGAGGAGCCCCGCGCCATGGCGGAGCTGGCTCTGCTGCTGCCGGGGTCGGGTGCGGCGAAGCCGTACGTCGGCACGGCCGGTTTCCGTGAGCTGGCCGGTCCGGACGGCACGCCGCTGCCGACCCGCGACCGGGCGAGCTGCTGCCTCTTCTACACCCTGCGCCCCGAGGACACCTGTGTCACCTGTCCGCGTACCTGCGACGCCGACCGTGTCGCCAGGTTGAGCGCATCCGCGTGA
- a CDS encoding DUF2637 domain-containing protein — MRLTDISLDWLLPGGVMLVGVLAAVAVLTRGRRVGEKAAADDSWERSEERRRRKEAVYGTASYLLLFCCAAVAAALSFHGLVGFGRQNLSLSGGWEYLVPFGLDGAAMFCSVLAVREASHGDAALGSRLLVWTFAGAAAWFNWVHAPRGIGHAGAPHFFAGMSLSAAVLFDRALKQTRRSALREQGLVPRPLPQIRIVRWLRAPRETFGAWSLMLLEGVRTLDEAVDEVREDRRQKEQERERRREHQKMERARLRAFNRQHRAWGAGRGGRQVEVQPMTATQVDVQPVNQGNALGGSTPAAVGASVAEPAISDRKHSPSRSRPSLQAVKGTDPPRTVDLTAEDDTQTLPRLDSLERKLKDLEQQFG; from the coding sequence ATGAGACTGACCGACATATCGCTGGACTGGCTGCTTCCGGGCGGCGTGATGCTGGTGGGAGTCCTGGCGGCGGTGGCGGTGCTCACGCGCGGCAGGCGCGTCGGCGAGAAGGCCGCGGCCGACGACTCCTGGGAGCGCAGCGAGGAGCGTCGCCGCCGCAAGGAAGCGGTCTACGGCACCGCCTCCTATCTGCTGCTGTTCTGCTGCGCGGCGGTCGCCGCCGCGCTCTCCTTCCACGGCCTGGTCGGCTTCGGCCGGCAGAACCTGAGCCTGTCGGGCGGCTGGGAGTACCTCGTCCCCTTCGGCCTCGACGGCGCCGCCATGTTCTGCTCGGTCCTCGCGGTGCGCGAGGCCAGCCACGGCGACGCGGCGCTCGGCTCCCGCCTCCTGGTGTGGACGTTCGCCGGCGCGGCGGCCTGGTTCAACTGGGTGCACGCGCCGCGCGGCATCGGCCACGCGGGCGCCCCTCACTTCTTCGCGGGCATGTCGCTGTCGGCGGCCGTGCTGTTCGACCGGGCGCTGAAGCAGACCCGCAGGTCCGCGCTGCGCGAGCAGGGTCTGGTGCCCCGCCCGCTGCCGCAGATCCGGATCGTACGGTGGCTCCGGGCCCCCCGCGAGACGTTCGGCGCCTGGTCCCTGATGCTGCTGGAGGGCGTCCGCACCCTGGACGAGGCGGTGGACGAGGTCCGCGAGGACCGGCGGCAGAAGGAGCAGGAGCGGGAGCGGCGGCGGGAGCACCAGAAGATGGAGCGGGCGCGCCTGCGGGCGTTCAACCGTCAGCACCGCGCCTGGGGCGCCGGGCGCGGCGGGCGCCAGGTCGAGGTCCAGCCGATGACCGCCACCCAGGTGGACGTCCAGCCCGTGAACCAGGGCAACGCCCTGGGAGGTTCCACACCGGCCGCCGTCGGGGCGTCCGTCGCGGAGCCCGCCATATCCGACCGGAAGCACTCGCCGTCCCGGTCCCGGCCCTCCCTCCAGGCCGTCAAGGGCACTGACCCGCCCCGGACGGTCGACCTCACCGCGGAGGACGACACCCAGACGCTGCCCCGGCTCGACTCGCTGGAGCGGAAGCTGAAGGACCTGGAGCAGCAGTTCGGCTGA
- a CDS encoding ATP-binding protein — MGRQGGAGPVTDGRVPGVERHGRLVQWRRHVGNADLAAVPEVRRALRELLRHWGEPGASDVAELLASELVTNALIHTEHGAVVSTTMTPSTLRVEVRDFATSLPTPFCPTDDDGTHGRGLVLVQALADAWGVLTHGVGKVVWFELSGGPA; from the coding sequence ATGGGGCGTCAGGGAGGGGCTGGACCCGTAACCGACGGGCGGGTCCCCGGAGTGGAGCGGCACGGGCGGCTGGTGCAGTGGCGCCGGCACGTGGGCAACGCCGACCTGGCGGCGGTGCCGGAAGTGCGGCGCGCCCTGCGTGAGCTGCTGCGGCACTGGGGCGAACCGGGCGCGTCGGACGTCGCGGAGCTGCTCGCCAGCGAACTGGTGACCAACGCGCTGATACACACCGAGCACGGCGCGGTCGTCTCGACCACGATGACCCCGTCGACGCTCCGGGTGGAGGTGCGGGACTTCGCCACCTCGCTGCCCACGCCGTTCTGCCCCACCGACGACGACGGTACGCACGGCAGGGGGCTCGTCCTGGTGCAGGCGCTCGCCGACGCGTGGGGGGTGCTCACCCACGGCGTCGGCAAGGTCGTCTGGTTCGAGCTGTCCGGGGGGCCCGCCTGA
- a CDS encoding pyruvate dehydrogenase codes for MAKQNVAEQFVDILVRAGVRRLYGVVGDSLNPVVDAIRRTSGIDWIQVRHEETAAFAAGAEAQITGSLAACAGSCGPGNLHLINGLYDAHRSMAPVLALASHIPSSEIGLSFFQETHPDRLFQECSHYSELISSPQQMPRLLQTAIQHAVGRGGVSVVSLPGDIASEQAPEKAPEHALVTTRPTVRPGDEELNALVRLIDDADRVTLFCGSGTKGAHAEVMQFAERIASPVGHALRGKEWIQYDNPYDVGMSGLLGYGAAYEATHECDLLILLGTDFPYNAFLPDDVKIVQVDVRPEHLGRRCKLDLAVWGDVRETLRCLTPRVRPKTDRRFLDKMLKKHADALEGVVKAYTRKVDKHVPLHPEYVAAVLDEIADDDAVFTVDTGMCNVWAARYLTPNGRRRIIGSFSHGSMANALPQAIGAQFTDRRRQVVSMSGDGGFSMLMGDFLSLVQHDLPVKVVLFNNSSLGMVELEMLVAGLPSYGTTNHNPDFAAIARAAGAYGVRVEKPKELAGALKDAFRHKGPALVDVVTDPNALSIPPKIKAEMVTGFALSAGKIVLDGGVGRMLQMARSNLRNVPRP; via the coding sequence ATGGCCAAACAGAACGTCGCAGAACAGTTCGTCGACATCCTCGTCCGCGCCGGTGTGCGGCGGCTGTACGGGGTCGTCGGGGACAGCCTGAACCCCGTCGTCGACGCCATCCGCCGCACCTCCGGGATCGACTGGATCCAGGTCCGGCACGAGGAGACCGCCGCCTTCGCGGCCGGCGCCGAGGCGCAGATCACCGGCAGCCTCGCGGCCTGCGCCGGGTCCTGCGGGCCGGGCAACCTCCACCTCATCAACGGCCTCTACGACGCCCACCGCTCCATGGCCCCCGTCCTCGCCCTCGCCAGCCACATCCCGTCGAGCGAGATCGGGCTCTCCTTCTTCCAGGAGACCCACCCCGACCGGCTCTTCCAGGAGTGCAGCCACTACAGCGAGCTGATCTCCAGCCCCCAACAGATGCCCCGGCTCCTCCAGACGGCGATCCAGCACGCCGTCGGCCGCGGCGGCGTCAGCGTGGTGTCGCTGCCCGGGGACATCGCCTCGGAGCAGGCCCCGGAGAAGGCGCCCGAGCACGCGCTCGTCACCACCCGGCCGACCGTCCGCCCCGGTGACGAGGAGCTCAACGCCCTGGTCCGGCTCATCGACGACGCCGACCGGGTCACGCTGTTCTGCGGCAGCGGCACGAAGGGCGCGCACGCCGAGGTCATGCAGTTCGCCGAGCGGATCGCGTCCCCGGTCGGACACGCCCTGCGCGGCAAGGAGTGGATCCAGTACGACAATCCGTACGACGTGGGGATGAGCGGGCTCCTGGGGTACGGCGCCGCCTACGAGGCCACGCACGAGTGCGACCTGCTGATCCTGCTGGGCACCGACTTCCCGTACAACGCCTTCCTGCCCGACGACGTGAAGATCGTGCAGGTGGACGTGCGTCCGGAACACCTGGGCCGCCGCTGCAAGCTCGACCTGGCGGTGTGGGGCGACGTCCGCGAGACGCTGCGCTGCCTCACCCCGCGCGTGCGACCCAAGACGGACCGCCGGTTCCTCGACAAGATGCTGAAGAAGCACGCCGACGCCCTGGAAGGGGTCGTCAAGGCCTATACCCGCAAGGTCGACAAGCACGTCCCCCTCCACCCCGAGTACGTGGCGGCGGTGCTCGACGAGATCGCCGACGACGACGCGGTCTTCACCGTCGACACGGGGATGTGCAACGTCTGGGCCGCCCGCTACCTCACCCCCAACGGGCGGCGCCGGATCATCGGCTCGTTCAGCCACGGCTCCATGGCCAACGCCCTGCCCCAGGCCATCGGCGCCCAGTTCACCGACCGCAGGCGGCAGGTCGTCTCGATGTCCGGCGACGGCGGGTTCTCCATGCTGATGGGCGACTTCCTCAGCCTCGTCCAGCACGACCTGCCGGTGAAGGTGGTGCTGTTCAACAACTCCTCGCTGGGCATGGTCGAGCTGGAGATGCTGGTGGCGGGCCTCCCCTCCTACGGCACCACCAACCACAACCCCGACTTCGCGGCGATCGCCCGCGCCGCCGGCGCGTACGGGGTGCGGGTGGAGAAGCCCAAGGAACTCGCGGGCGCGCTCAAGGACGCCTTCCGGCACAAGGGCCCGGCGCTCGTCGACGTCGTGACCGACCCCAACGCGCTGTCCATCCCGCCGAAGATCAAGGCCGAGATGGTGACCGGCTTCGCCCTCTCCGCCGGCAAGATCGTGCTCGACGGGGGAGTGGGCCGGATGCTCCAGATGGCCCGCTCAAACCTCCGCAACGTCCCCAGGCCCTGA
- a CDS encoding protein phosphatase 2C domain-containing protein, whose product MSPQGETPTTGGEDDWWDKLYDATAPDTAPAASGDTLDDRFDSASGTVADGPPGRGRAPWEPPDHPPGAPRTFPGGPPPPRLPRPRVEHVGDGPPTYEPEPTALPPAHAHGLDHLVADTVLDGARYGTYTLRAASVRGDSARYRGEPRRDALLTARFGTGETALVLVAVATGARGTDGAHLAAADACARLGEAVGRSHGRLAEDIRAGRRRDLKSGLHRLTDRSYGRLRARAADLGLTPGEYTAGLRCLLLTADPGCRTRIFFGVGDGGLFRLRDGVWQDIEPPVPEAAALTGDPVIGYGSPPAETPEGDRLTMDLGIPTPPSPYVEDPVPPPAEPFRFRASVARPGDTLLLAGPGLAEPLRGEPAFAEELAGRWATAEPPGLAQFLADTQLRVKGYADDRTSVAIWEA is encoded by the coding sequence ATGAGCCCACAGGGGGAGACGCCCACCACCGGCGGCGAGGACGACTGGTGGGACAAGCTGTACGACGCCACCGCACCGGACACGGCCCCGGCCGCTTCGGGCGACACCCTCGACGACCGCTTCGACTCCGCCTCGGGCACCGTCGCCGATGGGCCCCCTGGGCGCGGCCGCGCCCCCTGGGAGCCGCCGGACCACCCGCCCGGCGCCCCGCGCACCTTCCCCGGCGGCCCGCCGCCGCCCCGCCTGCCCCGCCCCCGGGTGGAGCACGTCGGCGACGGCCCGCCCACCTACGAGCCCGAGCCGACCGCCCTGCCGCCGGCCCACGCGCACGGGCTGGACCACCTCGTCGCCGACACCGTCCTGGACGGCGCCCGGTACGGGACGTACACGCTGCGGGCCGCGTCCGTACGGGGCGACTCCGCCCGCTACCGCGGTGAACCGCGCCGTGACGCGCTCCTCACCGCCCGCTTCGGCACCGGCGAGACGGCGCTCGTGCTGGTCGCCGTCGCCACCGGCGCGCGCGGCACCGACGGCGCCCACCTTGCCGCCGCCGACGCCTGCGCCCGGCTCGGCGAGGCCGTCGGCCGCAGCCACGGCCGGCTCGCCGAGGACATCCGCGCCGGGCGGCGGCGCGACCTCAAGTCCGGGCTGCACCGGCTCACCGACCGTTCCTACGGCAGGCTCCGCGCCCGCGCCGCCGACTTGGGCCTGACGCCCGGCGAGTACACGGCCGGGCTGCGCTGCCTGCTGCTGACCGCCGACCCCGGCTGCCGCACCCGGATCTTCTTCGGCGTGGGGGACGGCGGCCTGTTCCGCCTCCGGGACGGCGTCTGGCAGGACATCGAACCACCGGTCCCCGAGGCGGCCGCCCTCACCGGCGACCCCGTGATCGGCTACGGCTCGCCGCCCGCCGAGACACCGGAGGGCGACCGGCTGACCATGGACCTCGGCATCCCGACGCCCCCGTCCCCGTACGTCGAGGACCCCGTCCCGCCGCCCGCCGAACCCTTCCGCTTCCGCGCCTCGGTGGCCCGCCCCGGCGACACGCTGCTGCTCGCCGGCCCGGGCCTCGCCGAGCCGCTGCGCGGCGAACCGGCCTTCGCCGAGGAGCTGGCCGGGCGCTGGGCGACGGCCGAACCGCCCGGCCTGGCGCAGTTCCTGGCGGACACCCAGCTGCGGGTGAAGGGATACGCCGATGACCGTACGAGTGTGGCCATCTGGGAGGCGTAA